A window of the Lactuca sativa cultivar Salinas chromosome 7, Lsat_Salinas_v11, whole genome shotgun sequence genome harbors these coding sequences:
- the LOC111905964 gene encoding putative F-box/FBD/LRR-repeat protein At1g78760: MKKSKQAKASECEVGVDMISNLPDPVLQLILSRLQGTEEVIRTSILSKRWRYLWTSVPSIDIDYTRRLKPSKIFKKNRFKDFVYWVLLNKTLDLDSFRLWCSNYYNMSTIRQWIHVAVMRKVKLLDLMFCSREESEDIEVPHCLVTCSSLEVLRLCLFECALCLPSITGFPALRVLELNNVRLEKCDLVKRFLESFPLLEELSLIDCIVFEWQDLCISSPKLKNLRIENHYEETGECCYTRKYSRIEISCPKLVFLKLAGNVAMRFRFGTLYSLKEAVIHITDLYEAEEQLDTFEYFDEISHVEYLSINIYCIKWCFDPTVDISVSLPNLKTLEQTVHAYNFMNTLIPILTRLPDLESFHLIIPKDAYVLKYWKLDDAETMRVLTHHLKKVKFLEFDEDKPKLDLARALLEHGHALEEMVFCWADETRFREKSMETMNQLSKFHKASSSVKLRCIINPSQANSNPAQNILEIDSIQAESSSCSSNSSVKLLGRGSS; the protein is encoded by the exons ATGAAGAAATCAAAACAAGCAAAGGCATCAGAATGTGAAGTTGGGGTCGATATGATCAGTAACTTGCCAGATCCTGTTCTTCAGCTAATTCTTTCACGTCTTCAAGGTACAGAAGAGGTAATTCGAACAAGCATTTTGTCGAAACGATGGAGGTATTTGTGGACTTCAGTTCCCTCCATAGACATAGATTATACCCGCCGACTGAAGCCCTCAAAAATATTCAAAAAGAACAGATTCAAAGACTTTGTATATTGGGTTTTACTAAACAAAACCCTTGATTTGGATAGCTTTCGTTTGTGGTGTTCAAATTACTACAACATGTCGACCATAAGGCAGTGGATTCATGTTGCTGTTATGAGAAAAGTCAAATTACTTGACTTGATGTTCTGCTCTAGGGAGGAGTCTGAGGATATTGAGGTGCCACATTGTCTGGTGACCTGCAGTTCTCTGGAGGTGTTAAGGTTGTGTTTGTTCGAGTGTGCTCTATGTTTGCCTAGCATTACAGGTTTTCCAGCACTTAGGGTTCTTGAGTTGAATAATGTTAGGTTAGAAAAGTGTGATTTGGTAAAACGTTTTCTCGAAAGCTTCCCATTGCTTGAGGAGTTAAGTTTGATAGACTGCATAGTGTTTGAATGGCAAGATCTTTGTATTTCATCCCCAAAGCTCAAGAATCTGAGAATTGAGAACCATTATGAAGAGACTGGAGAATGCTGTTATACTAGGAAGTATTCACGTATTGAGATTTCTTGCCCAAAACTAGTGTTTTTGAAGTTGGCTGGTAATGTAGCCATGCGTTTTCGCTTTGGAACTCTATACTCTTTGAAGGAAGCAGTGATTCACATTACTGATTTATATGAGGCAGAAGAACAATTAGACACTTTTGAATATTTTGATGAAATATCTCATGTGGAGTATTTATCGATCAACATTTACTGCATCAAGTGG TGTTTTGATCCAACAGTTGATATCTCTGTATCTCTACCTAATCTTAAGACTTTGGAGCAAACAGTTCATGCCTACAACTTCATGAATACTCTCATTCCAATTCTCACACGTCTTCCGGATCTGGAGTCCTTCCATTTGATCATTCCAAAG GATGCTTATGTGTTGAAATACTGGAAGCTAGATGATGCTGAAACGATGAGAGTCTTGACTCATCATCTGAAAAAGGTTAAATTTCTAGAATTCGATGAAGACAAGCCGAAACTAGATTTAGCACGTGCCTTATTGGAGCATGGACATGCATTGGAGGAAATGGTTTTCTGTTGGGCTGATGAAACCAGGTTCCGTGAAAAGTCAATGGAGACTATGAATCAACTCTCAAAATTTCACAAGGCTTCTTCATCTGTCAAACTTAGATGTATAATCAACCCTAGCCAAGCCAACTCGAACCCAGCCCAAAACATATTAGAAATCGACTCGATTCAAGCTGAGTCAAGCTCGTGCTCGAGCAACTCGAGTGTTAAACTACTTGGCCGTGGAAGCTCGTGA